From the genome of Onthophagus taurus isolate NC chromosome 5, IU_Otau_3.0, whole genome shotgun sequence, one region includes:
- the LOC111422225 gene encoding LOW QUALITY PROTEIN: uncharacterized protein (The sequence of the model RefSeq protein was modified relative to this genomic sequence to represent the inferred CDS: substituted 1 base at 1 genomic stop codon) yields MDRDKTEIQTSLVLSTAVKNAAVREGNDSGGGASIIFDTSSSSTTKIRQKPRLLSLSEIEQQQSERGVLPTVGRWGCEWPSXLANNNKDRQSDDDDGSHYLKNNNNNNVVNSGSPDDARNGQNLVGLRHLTAGNANNILTDGINILTADNLSVNDKINGNGDFVFGHLVAEVEEGPWPLGRPLPLPVWARTEMTSAQLTFNSIWEYEQLASTVEYHVQKVLEEHNYNTVGNFLRLYEGFKASGCSNLSEYYQSYTPPITSKHHTCVGLALELKRRLSRLAKRDFPQLSKSLYLTSCEEGIDPLGYLALFENIDDVSTCLDKEHVLLAGKFEIDGRRGVFLCDPGYHVGRVITVMEDLNYPHTGWFMQSEENAISKEYNYNFSPINDNFIEWTERTTKSGVQHTFTALIYVKCAYLTAVDVTERRNLVYNFRSLLSRNTKGRLKAGIYFKIKEKSSDEFTLFYHDVAKQRVVLNFNAFLHPEMVNENILKAVKKCNDQLNLKDNELIEVIKSIAEVLGDKNYVNQLLEINNCVNVMAENN; encoded by the exons ATGG aTCGTGACAAAACCGAAATCCAAACATCGTTAGTGCTAAGTACGGCTGTCAAAAATGCAGCTGTACGCGAAGGAAATGACAGCGGGGGCGGCGCCTCCATCATTTTTGACACATCTTCGTCATCGACAACAAAAATTCGTCAAAAACCGCGATTACTTTCTCTCTCCGAAATCGAGCAGCAACAATCGGAGCGCGGTGTTTTGCCAACGGTCGGTAGATGGGGCTGCGAATGGCCAAGTTGACTCGCAAATAACAACAAAGATCGGCAATCCGACGACGATGATGGCTCTCATTACctaaaaaacaacaataacaataatgtCGTCAATTCTGGTTCTCCCGATGATGCGCGAAATGGTCAAAACTTGGTGGGGTTACGTCATCTAACGGCGGGAAATGCAAACAACATATTGACAGATGGCATTAATATTTTGACAGCTGATAATTTGTCTGTTAATGATAAGATCAATGGTAACGGCGATTTTGTGTTTGGTCATCTGGTCGCGGAAGTGGAAGAGGGTCCATGGCCTTTGGGCAGGCCGCTCCCTCTACCGGTTTGGGCGCGAACCGAAATGACGTCTGCCCAGTTGACGTTCAATTCCATTTGGGAATACGAACAGTTGGCTTCGACGGTTGAATATCATGTGCAAAAAGTTTTGGAGGAGCACAATTATAACACGGTTGGAAACTTTTTGCGATTGTATGAGGGTTTTAAGGCGAGCGGATGTAGTAATCTGTCGGAATATTATCaaag TTACACACCTCCTATAACCTCGAAACACCACACTTGCGTCGGTTTGGCTTTAGAATTAAAACGACGATTATCGCGTTTGGCAAAACGAGACTTTCCCCAACTCTCAAAATCGCTTTATTTGACGTCGTGCGAAGAAGGTATCGATCCGTTAGGTTACTTGGCATTGTTTGAAAATATCGACGACGTCAGCACCTGTTTAGATAAAGAACACGTTTTGTTGGCGGGGAAATTTGAAATCGACGGACGACGTGGGGTGTTTTTATGCGATCCGGGGTACCACGTGGGTAGGGTTATTACTGTTATGGAAGATCTAAATTACCCCCATAcag GTTGGTTTATGCAATCAGAAGAAAATGCAATTTCAAAGGAatacaattataatttttcGCCAATAAACGATAATTTCATCGAATGGACCGAACGGACTACGAAATCCGGCGTACAGCACACTTTCACGGCGTTGATTTACGTGAAATGCGCGTATTTAACGGCCGTTGACGTCACGGAACGTCGTAATTTGGTCTATAATTTCCGCAGTCTGCTCTCTCGCAACACAAAGGGTCGCTTGAAAGCtggaatttatttcaaaatcaaagaaaaatcgTCGGACGAGTTCACTTTGTTCTATCACGATGTCGCAAAACAAAGGGTGGTTCTTAATTTTAACGCTTTTCTACATCCGGAAATG gttaacgaaaatattttgaaagctgtcaaaaaatgtaatgatcaattaaatttgaaagacAACGAGTTAATTGAAGTTATAAAATCGATTGCTGAAGTTTTGGGCGATAAAAATTACGTAAATCAATTACTGGAGATCAATAATTGTGTTAATGTGATGgcagaaaataattaa